The following proteins are encoded in a genomic region of Salvelinus sp. IW2-2015 unplaced genomic scaffold, ASM291031v2 Un_scaffold7003, whole genome shotgun sequence:
- the syngr3a gene encoding synaptogyrin-3, with translation MTTHGDLGRAEIRSQSEPQALSQTAIRSKRHGRGRGDEGYVNLGSERLHCVFNKNADACNYGVFCGLLGLLLCSFFFLLDVKFQQISSIKDRKKAVMLEVGLSGFWTFLWFVSFCFLANQWSRTAPKDLPLNQGADAARASIAFSFFSILTWAGLTVRAVQKYLLGTDMTLFTTDHLDGVAPVTPYPPTTGGAIEPSDNYQSPPFTEGLEAPAPTYQVPIY, from the exons ATGACCACTCATGGAGATCTGGGCAGAGCAGAGATCCGTAGCCAATCAGAACCACAGGCTCTGTCTCAGACTGCCATACGTTCCAAACG CCACGGGAGAGGGCGTGGCGACGAGGGCTATGTGAACCTGGGTAGTGAACGTCTCCACTGTGTGTTCAATAAGAACGCTGATGCGTGTAACTACGGAGTGTTCTGTGGTCTGCTGGGCTTGTTGCTGTGTTCCTTCTTCTTCCTGCTGGATGTCAAGTTCCAACAGATCAGCTCTATTAAGGACAGGAAGAAGGCTGTGATGCTGGAGGTCGGCCTTTCAG GTTTCTGGACGTTCCTGTGGTTTGTGAGTTTCTGTTTcctggccaatcagtggtctagGACCGCCCCTAAGGACCTGCCACTCAACCAGGGGGCCGACGCAGCCAGGGCCTCTATCGCCTTCTCATTCTTCTCTATCCTCacctgg gCTGGTCTGACGGTGCGTGCAGTCCAGAAATATCTCCTGGGAACAGACATGACCCTCTTCACCACCGACCATCTGGACGGAGTCGCCCCGGTAACACCATACCCCCCCACCACCGGGGGCGCCATCGAGCCCAGCGACAACTACCAGAGCCCCCCGTTCACAGAGGGGCTGGAAGCCCCCGCCCCCACATACCAGGTCCCCATATACTAG